One Hordeum vulgare subsp. vulgare chromosome 4H, MorexV3_pseudomolecules_assembly, whole genome shotgun sequence DNA window includes the following coding sequences:
- the LOC123446289 gene encoding uncharacterized protein LOC123446289: protein MALVADELKAKAEVYYDDEICQQCTRLLLKEAGLPNGLLPLKDIIECGYVEETGYVWLKQKKRIDHVFQGLGRVVSYGTEITAFAEKGRIKKVKGIKTRELMVWLPVEEISLDEPATGKLICKSIAGFSKIFPASAFHIPEKENKKANCAGPKPLVLMERAPRVVRTTDPSAV, encoded by the coding sequence ATGGCTCTTGTTGCTGATGAACTCAAGGCCAAGGCTGAGGTGTACTACGACGATGAGATTTGCCAGCAGTGCACCAGGCTCCTGCTCAAGGAAGCAGGCCTCCCCAATGGCCTGCTTCCCCTGAAGGACATCATAGAGTGCGGCTATGTTGAGGAGACTGGGTATGTCTGGCTCAAGCAAAAGAAGAGGATAGACCACGTCTTCCAGGGCCTAGGAAGGGTGGTGTCTTATGGCACAGAGATCACTGCTTTTGCAGAGAAGGGCAGgatcaagaaggtcaaagggataAAGACCAGGGAGCTCATGGTGTGGCTCCCAGTGGAGGAGATCTCCCTTGATGAACCAGCAACCGGTAAGCTCATCTGCAAGAGTATTGCCGGCTTTTCTAAGATCTTCCCTGCATCAGCTTTCCATATCccagagaaggagaataagaaggccaACTGTGCCGGACCAAAACCACTGGTCCTCATGGAGAGAGCGCCACGAGTTGTTAGAACAACTGATCCATCTGCCGTCTAA